The window TTGAAAGCCAGCTAGGCATAGTTCCAGATGAAAACGATACTTTGGAAATGCGTAGAAATAAGGTCTTGATGTATGTATTACCACCAAGACCGATAACAATTAGATTTTTCAGAGATATGCTGAACAACGTTAACCTGCCAGTGAAAATTGATGTTAATTACGGTGCAAGAGCTGTTGTAGTAACTGCTAAATCAGCTGAAATGACAAGTAATCAAATTAACTATTTGAAGTATCTGTTGAATGTTTATTTGCCAGCTAATCTCTTGTATCAAGTAAAGATTTTGCTAAACGCTGCAAAGGTTTTTGATGATTTGAACTTGGGCATTGGTAACGTGGTAAAAGCAGCGAGCATGGCAAAAGCGAGTCCCAACCAAGTATTTAACTAGTGAGGTGATGAGATGTCAGAATATAATAAGACAATTATAACTAATGAGGGTATTGATTTGGCCCGTAGAGCTAACAAGGGTACGGCAACTTTTTCTTTGACGAGAGGTGTTTCATCAACTGATAACTTATCGGAAAAAACAGTTGAAGAGCTTCAAAACTTAACCCAGTTACCAAGTATCCAGCAATCAGTGAAGTTGAGTGATGTAGGAGATACGTCTGATAATTCAGATACTGTTTTAGGTGTTAGAATGACCTTTGATAACCAGAATTTGAAGACTGGTTATAATGTGCATACTGTTGGTATTTATGCAAAAGAACCAGATAAAAATGAAATTCTTTACGGTATAGCTACAGCTAAGACACCTGAATATATCCCAGATTTTAGTGAGCAAACTTTATTTAAGTTTGATTTTTTGATGTATCTAGTAATTGGTAGAACTGATAAGGTAACTGTTGAAGTTAGTCCGGATGATGTTTATCGTAAAAAGGAAGTGTATAGCAAGTCCGAGGTTGATACAGCTGTAGCAAAACTTGATAAAAAAAACGCTGAAATCGTTAAGAGCTTAAGCGATTATAAATTGGAGAACTCTACTTATCACACAAACTTTGAGAAAAGCGTAACTGATAGGCTGGGTACTAAAGCTGATAAAACTACTGTAGAACAGCAACTTGGAACAAAGGCTGATAAATCAAATACTTACACCAAAGATGAAGTGAATAGTAAAGTAGCTCCTAAGGCAGACAAAGGCTATGTAGACAGCGAATTAAACAAGAAAGCCGATAAAGCTACTACTTACACCAAGACAGAAGTTGATAATAAAATCGCTGGTCAGGTTAAGTCGGTAAATGGGCACACTGCTAATGCCAGTGGTGCAGTAACCTTACCAACTTTAACAGCTAATGTGCTTACTGGCTATGATGTAAAGAATAAGGCTGCTACTTTTGATAACAACGCTCATTTTGACGCAAATGGGCTTTTTTCAAGATGGACTGTAGATCAAGGCGTTATCGGACAACTTGCTGATGCAATTAATGCAAAGTTACCCATTGAAGCAGGAGATCCTAATGGAGACTTGTTAGATTATGCTGGTAATAAAATTGTTTACTGGAATGGTAATGGTGACGGGGTTAAGAACTTGCCACCAATGAACAATAAGAAATGGTTCTTTGCAGTCAAACTATTCTATCTGGGTTGGGGTTCAGTTACTGTTGTAGATCAAGACGGTAGTTATTGGTTGAATACTAAGAATGACGATATTTGGACTGGTTGGCGTTCAGTAATCACAAATGAACATCTTAAAAAGTTAAAATTTGTAAAGCAATCATTAGATCAAAACGGTAATATTTTCCAAGATACTAAGTTTGTAACTCAAGAGGCAGACGGAACATATAAGATTAACATTTTTGATAGCGACTGGACTGCTAATAAGGTTTCATGGCTGTTAAATAATACCAAGTCTTACAGCATTCAAAATAATACTGATTTGAATAACGTTAAGAATACGGGGTTCTATAATGCGGCAGGTCCTTCCGGATTAAAAAATTCTCCTGTGTCAGCTTGGTTTAGTATGTCCGTAAATGCCAATCAATGGAACGGCCAACAAACTCTGTATGATACAAATAGTGGTCAATTATATGTGAGAACGTGGAATTCAACTAGATTTACAGATTGGCAAAGAATAGCTAATGCTGGCGACTTAACTAATCAGAGTATTACATCAATTACTGATTATGATGTAGCTTCCGAAGGCTGGCATAACACCCAAGTTGGAAAATTTGATCCATCAGGACACTTTGCTAATTTATTAGTTGATGCTGGAGCTTTGAAGCCGATAGCAGAGGCAATCAATAACCTGAATACCAATTTAACAACTATGCGAACTGAGTTAATGAACTTGAAGAAGAGAACTGATTACAATACTCCTCAAGGAGAGTTCAATAATACCACTGTAAATCTTAATAACTTAAGAAGCACAGGAATGTATCGTCTTTCAAATTGTCATGTTCAAAGTGGACCATATCCAACCGATAATGCGCACTGGGTTTACGTTAAAGTGACAGTATTTGATGCTAATACTGTGTATCAAACGCTTTACGAAGGCGACAATATGTATGGACGAAAGTCTTCTAGCCCGACAAATTGGGATCAATGGCATCAATATTTGAATAAAACTGTTTAATCCTTAGTTAAACTAAGGATTTTTTTATGGAGGAAAATTATGGAAGCAGAAAACTTTTTAGATTTATTAAAACAAGTCGTTGCTGATGGGAAAATCAGCTTTTATTACTTCTCTGATCCAACTAGTCCAATTACAGCTCTTCATCACTTGGAAATTCCTTATCCAGGAGAGCTTAGT of the Lactobacillus gasseri ATCC 33323 = JCM 1131 genome contains:
- a CDS encoding pyocin knob domain-containing protein; the encoded protein is MSEYNKTIITNEGIDLARRANKGTATFSLTRGVSSTDNLSEKTVEELQNLTQLPSIQQSVKLSDVGDTSDNSDTVLGVRMTFDNQNLKTGYNVHTVGIYAKEPDKNEILYGIATAKTPEYIPDFSEQTLFKFDFLMYLVIGRTDKVTVEVSPDDVYRKKEVYSKSEVDTAVAKLDKKNAEIVKSLSDYKLENSTYHTNFEKSVTDRLGTKADKTTVEQQLGTKADKSNTYTKDEVNSKVAPKADKGYVDSELNKKADKATTYTKTEVDNKIAGQVKSVNGHTANASGAVTLPTLTANVLTGYDVKNKAATFDNNAHFDANGLFSRWTVDQGVIGQLADAINAKLPIEAGDPNGDLLDYAGNKIVYWNGNGDGVKNLPPMNNKKWFFAVKLFYLGWGSVTVVDQDGSYWLNTKNDDIWTGWRSVITNEHLKKLKFVKQSLDQNGNIFQDTKFVTQEADGTYKINIFDSDWTANKVSWLLNNTKSYSIQNNTDLNNVKNTGFYNAAGPSGLKNSPVSAWFSMSVNANQWNGQQTLYDTNSGQLYVRTWNSTRFTDWQRIANAGDLTNQSITSITDYDVASEGWHNTQVGKFDPSGHFANLLVDAGALKPIAEAINNLNTNLTTMRTELMNLKKRTDYNTPQGEFNNTTVNLNNLRSTGMYRLSNCHVQSGPYPTDNAHWVYVKVTVFDANTVYQTLYEGDNMYGRKSSSPTNWDQWHQYLNKTV
- a CDS encoding putative phage tail protein, whose amino-acid sequence is MSNKYELLNYMPDYYEGVYEMKELLKSESVTLKDLESSHLRTLLNEFVSTADAKGISLFESQLGIVPDENDTLEMRRNKVLMYVLPPRPITIRFFRDMLNNVNLPVKIDVNYGARAVVVTAKSAEMTSNQINYLKYLLNVYLPANLLYQVKILLNAAKVFDDLNLGIGNVVKAASMAKASPNQVFN